One genomic window of Thermococcus indicus includes the following:
- a CDS encoding DHH family phosphoesterase has product MRVLVLGGGAIGRAMADSLRGEFEVVVVEKDEIRARALEESGFHVIHGDFSYTATLLKAGVDKAELIIITTMNVDVIKKTVYVIRTNNKDVPIVTVLPDDVGLDDLVSQINDEYEAEVKVDYAVSPRSALKDALIRTVGRIGERKNANLLVKKLKELRNQADSLLIVMHDNPDPDAIASATALSVIAQTLGFKTQIVYGGEIAHHENRAFVNLLGIDLRKVSRGSYELKRYPFIALVDCQPNGNLTTLDQSDYKKIKILIDHHQILQHLQELIPEDAFLDIRPDVHSSAAILAEYLRMLNISLSPLMATALFYGIYIDTKKFSKLSHVDLRAIEFLAGKVDYELLDKIEHPDISTETAEILAKAIMNRRIYKNVVVSNVGFITNRDAIAESADFLLRLEGITTVLVFGIVDDRIEISARTRDVRVNIGAVLREAFGDIGSGGGHSRSGGARIPLGIFKLAKDKGSLLRLAEEAITEKFLEALKVKEG; this is encoded by the coding sequence ATGCGGGTGCTGGTACTCGGAGGCGGGGCAATCGGCAGGGCGATGGCCGATTCTCTTAGGGGGGAGTTTGAAGTTGTGGTGGTAGAGAAGGACGAAATCCGCGCCAGGGCCCTTGAGGAGAGTGGTTTTCATGTTATCCACGGGGATTTTTCATACACCGCCACCCTCCTGAAGGCGGGGGTTGACAAAGCCGAACTCATCATAATAACCACAATGAACGTTGATGTAATCAAAAAAACCGTCTACGTGATAAGGACCAACAACAAAGACGTGCCCATCGTTACGGTTCTTCCCGATGATGTTGGCCTGGATGACCTCGTTTCCCAGATAAACGATGAGTACGAGGCAGAGGTTAAGGTTGACTACGCTGTCTCGCCCAGGAGTGCATTGAAGGATGCCCTAATCAGAACGGTTGGTAGGATTGGCGAGCGGAAAAACGCCAACCTGCTGGTCAAGAAGCTAAAGGAGCTCAGGAATCAAGCAGACTCCCTTCTGATAGTCATGCACGACAACCCCGACCCGGACGCAATAGCCAGCGCGACTGCCCTGAGCGTCATAGCCCAGACCCTTGGCTTCAAGACCCAGATAGTCTACGGCGGCGAGATAGCCCACCACGAGAATAGGGCCTTCGTGAACCTTCTCGGCATCGACCTCAGGAAGGTCTCCCGGGGTTCCTACGAGCTGAAGCGCTACCCGTTTATAGCCCTCGTGGACTGCCAGCCCAACGGCAACCTCACGACGCTTGATCAGTCCGATTACAAGAAGATAAAGATACTCATCGACCACCACCAGATACTCCAGCACCTTCAGGAACTCATCCCGGAGGACGCTTTCCTCGACATACGGCCCGATGTTCACTCCTCCGCCGCGATCCTCGCAGAGTACCTCAGGATGCTCAACATCTCCCTGTCTCCACTCATGGCCACCGCCCTCTTCTACGGCATTTACATCGACACCAAGAAGTTCTCCAAGCTGAGCCACGTTGACCTCAGGGCCATCGAGTTCCTGGCAGGCAAGGTGGACTACGAGCTCCTTGACAAGATAGAGCACCCGGACATAAGCACCGAGACGGCCGAAATTCTGGCGAAGGCAATAATGAACAGGCGCATCTACAAGAACGTTGTCGTCAGCAACGTGGGCTTCATCACCAACCGCGATGCCATAGCGGAGTCAGCTGATTTCCTCCTCCGCCTGGAGGGCATAACCACGGTCCTCGTCTTCGGCATAGTGGACGACAGAATAGAGATCTCCGCCAGGACCCGCGACGTCAGGGTTAACATCGGGGCGGTCCTCAGGGAGGCCTTCGGTGACATCGGAAGCGGTGGAGGCCACTCCAGATCTGGCGGGGCGAGAATCCCGCTTGGAATCTTCAAGCTCGCCAAGGACAAGGGCTCGCTCCTCAGGCTGGCGGAGGAGGCCATAACGGAGAAGTTCCTGGAGGCACTAAAAGTTAAAGAAGGCTGA
- a CDS encoding methionine adenosyltransferase: MAEKVRNIVVEELMRTPVEMQRVELVERKGIGHPDSIADGIAEAVSRALSREYVKRYGIILHHNTDQVEVVGGKAYPRFGGGEVIKPIYILLSGRAVEIVDRELFPVHEVAIKAAREYLRKAVRHLDLENHVVIDSRIGQGSVDLVGVFNKAKETPIPLANDTSFGVGYAPLSETERIVYETERLLNSDEFKRKYPAVGEDIKVMGLRKGDEIDVTIAAAIVDSEVANPDEYMAVKEAIYEAARGVAEAHTERKVNIYVNTADDPEKGIYYITVTGTSAEAGDDGSVGRGNRVNGLITPNRHMSMEAAAGKNPVSHVGKIYNLLSMLIANDIAEQVEGVEEVYVRILSQIGKPIDEPLVASVQIIPKKGYHLETIQKPAYEIADAWLADITKIQKMILDDQLNVF; this comes from the coding sequence ATGGCTGAGAAGGTCAGGAACATAGTTGTTGAGGAGCTTATGAGGACCCCCGTTGAGATGCAGAGGGTCGAGCTCGTTGAGAGGAAGGGTATAGGACACCCTGACAGCATTGCCGACGGCATAGCCGAGGCGGTCAGCAGGGCGCTCAGCAGGGAGTACGTGAAGAGGTACGGCATCATCCTCCACCACAACACCGACCAGGTTGAAGTCGTCGGCGGTAAGGCCTACCCGCGCTTTGGCGGCGGTGAGGTCATCAAGCCGATATACATACTTCTCTCAGGTAGAGCGGTTGAGATAGTTGACCGCGAGCTCTTCCCGGTTCACGAGGTTGCCATCAAAGCCGCCCGCGAGTATCTCAGGAAGGCCGTCAGGCACCTCGACCTCGAGAACCACGTCGTCATCGACTCCCGCATCGGACAGGGCAGTGTGGACCTCGTCGGTGTCTTCAACAAGGCCAAGGAAACCCCGATCCCGCTCGCCAACGACACCAGCTTTGGCGTCGGCTACGCTCCGCTCAGCGAAACCGAGAGGATAGTTTACGAGACCGAGAGGCTCCTCAACAGCGATGAGTTCAAGAGGAAGTACCCGGCGGTTGGTGAGGACATCAAGGTCATGGGCCTCAGGAAGGGCGATGAGATAGACGTCACCATCGCGGCCGCCATAGTGGACAGCGAGGTTGCCAACCCGGATGAGTACATGGCCGTCAAAGAGGCCATCTACGAGGCGGCCAGGGGAGTTGCCGAGGCCCACACCGAGAGGAAGGTCAACATCTACGTCAACACCGCCGACGACCCCGAGAAGGGCATCTACTACATCACTGTCACCGGAACGAGTGCCGAGGCCGGTGACGACGGTAGCGTTGGAAGGGGCAACCGCGTGAACGGTCTCATAACCCCGAACAGGCACATGAGCATGGAGGCTGCCGCAGGAAAGAACCCGGTCAGCCACGTCGGAAAGATTTACAACCTCCTCTCGATGCTCATAGCCAACGACATAGCGGAGCAGGTTGAGGGTGTCGAGGAGGTCTACGTCAGGATACTCAGCCAGATAGGCAAGCCCATCGACGAGCCGCTCGTCGCGAGCGTCCAGATAATCCCGAAGAAGGGCTACCACCTCGAGACCATCCAGAAGCCGGCCTACGAGATAGCCGACGCCTGGCTCGCCGACATAACAAAGATACAGAAGATGATTCTCGACGATCAGCTCAACGTCTTCTGA
- a CDS encoding adenylate kinase family protein: MIIAVTGTPGVGKTTVSRLLSEKLGYEYVGVKEFAREKGIGEMVGDELEIDVDELAEAMLREFHGRDVVIDGHLSHFVPADVVIVLRADPRLVAERLMERGYSREKLAENVEAELVDVILVEALEENENVLEIDTTGKTPGEVVEEISELLERGIKRRFGIVDWSGVYDEVLPYLRLGSGRM; this comes from the coding sequence ATGATAATAGCGGTAACCGGAACGCCGGGGGTCGGAAAGACCACCGTATCAAGGCTCTTAAGCGAGAAACTTGGCTACGAATACGTGGGCGTTAAAGAATTCGCCAGAGAAAAGGGTATCGGCGAGATGGTAGGAGACGAGCTGGAGATAGATGTCGATGAGCTGGCCGAAGCCATGTTGCGGGAGTTTCACGGGAGGGATGTTGTGATAGATGGCCACCTCAGCCACTTTGTACCGGCGGACGTCGTAATAGTCCTCCGTGCCGATCCCAGACTCGTTGCTGAGAGACTGATGGAACGGGGCTACTCGAGGGAGAAGCTCGCCGAGAACGTCGAGGCGGAGCTGGTGGACGTCATCTTGGTCGAGGCCCTCGAGGAAAACGAAAACGTTCTGGAGATTGACACGACGGGAAAGACCCCCGGCGAGGTTGTGGAGGAGATATCCGAACTCCTTGAAAGGGGAATTAAAAGGCGGTTTGGAATCGTTGACTGGAGCG
- a CDS encoding CBS domain-containing protein: MVIIPRPIEPQEIRRIRKELGITQEELAEKAGVTQAYIAKLETGKVDPRLSTFNRILQALLECKRAQLTARDVMSSPVLSVKPYDSVENVIKLMNEHNISQIPVIAGNKVVGSVTERTLVRQSLEYEDIYDHKVMEVMEEPFPIVNEDEDLEVVKYLLEEHPAVLVQDREGRITGIITRVDIFRIGKGRG, encoded by the coding sequence ATGGTGATAATTCCACGACCGATAGAACCCCAGGAGATAAGGCGAATTCGCAAGGAGCTTGGAATAACCCAGGAGGAGCTTGCGGAGAAGGCCGGCGTGACTCAGGCGTACATAGCGAAGCTCGAGACGGGAAAGGTGGACCCCAGGCTCTCAACCTTCAACCGAATCCTCCAGGCCCTGCTCGAGTGCAAGAGGGCCCAGCTCACAGCCAGGGACGTCATGTCATCCCCGGTTCTCTCAGTCAAACCCTACGACAGCGTTGAGAACGTCATAAAGCTCATGAATGAACACAACATATCCCAGATTCCAGTCATAGCAGGCAACAAGGTCGTCGGCTCCGTCACGGAGAGAACCCTCGTCAGGCAGAGCCTCGAGTACGAGGACATCTATGACCACAAGGTCATGGAGGTCATGGAGGAGCCGTTTCCGATAGTGAACGAGGACGAGGACCTGGAGGTCGTCAAGTACCTCCTGGAAGAGCACCCCGCCGTTCTAGTCCAGGACAGGGAGGGCAGGATAACCGGCATCATCACGAGGGTGGACATATTCCGGATAGGAAAAGGCCGCGGCTGA
- a CDS encoding DUF120 domain-containing protein — MKRVRLLILLAKRGAIGEKVKVTLRDLGDELGVSPQSVLRLLEDMEGEGFIEKSVEGKKTYVEISPSGLAFLEELCDAISGVLYNGVIIGEVISGIGEGAYYVRQYSQLIEEYLGFKPYPGTLNIRVIFPRTVFDALCGVRPVILPGFVKDGRTFGDVKAYRVRIGDAEGAIVIPSRTVHPPKIAEIVAPIYLREKLNLQDGSKITIKVVKS; from the coding sequence ATGAAGAGGGTAAGACTGCTCATCCTGCTGGCCAAAAGGGGGGCTATTGGAGAGAAGGTCAAGGTGACGCTAAGGGACCTGGGCGATGAGCTCGGGGTTTCCCCGCAGTCCGTTCTGAGGCTCCTCGAGGACATGGAGGGGGAGGGGTTCATAGAAAAGTCCGTCGAGGGGAAGAAAACCTACGTCGAGATAAGCCCCAGCGGTCTGGCCTTTCTGGAGGAACTCTGCGATGCCATATCGGGCGTCCTTTACAACGGCGTTATAATCGGCGAGGTCATCTCTGGAATAGGGGAGGGGGCCTATTACGTAAGGCAGTACTCCCAGCTTATCGAGGAGTACCTGGGCTTCAAACCGTACCCCGGAACGCTGAACATCCGCGTTATCTTCCCGAGGACTGTATTCGATGCCTTATGCGGCGTCAGGCCGGTCATCCTTCCGGGATTCGTAAAGGATGGGAGGACCTTCGGAGACGTCAAAGCATACCGGGTTAGGATAGGGGACGCTGAGGGTGCAATAGTTATCCCCTCGCGAACGGTCCATCCACCGAAGATAGCGGAAATAGTGGCCCCCATCTACCTCAGGGAGAAGCTGAACCTTCAGGACGGCTCAAAGATAACGATAAAGGTCGTGAAATCATGA
- a CDS encoding endonuclease V, whose product MLTELQKKLERIAAAQAKLARRVVERPVDPGNVRVVAAVDVSYRGNMARAALVLCTFPDCEVLGSKTAVVDVTFPYIPTYFFLRETRPVLMVLRGEEFDLLLVEGHGRAHPRGYGLASHIGLLVGRPTIGVAKGPLRGAPEGLFKRMGKAYVSVGHLIDLESAVRIIEPLLEGGYPRPLRLADRLSKRETL is encoded by the coding sequence GTGCTTACCGAATTGCAGAAAAAACTTGAGAGGATCGCCGCGGCCCAGGCGAAACTCGCCAGAAGGGTCGTGGAGAGACCAGTTGATCCCGGGAATGTACGGGTTGTCGCCGCAGTGGACGTGTCGTACAGAGGGAACATGGCAAGGGCGGCCCTGGTTCTCTGCACCTTTCCGGACTGCGAGGTCCTGGGATCAAAAACGGCCGTGGTTGATGTCACGTTTCCGTACATTCCCACATACTTTTTCCTGAGAGAAACTAGGCCGGTTCTCATGGTGCTCCGCGGTGAGGAATTCGACCTCCTCCTCGTTGAGGGACACGGAAGGGCGCACCCGCGTGGCTACGGACTGGCCTCTCACATTGGTCTGCTGGTCGGACGGCCAACCATAGGAGTTGCCAAGGGCCCCCTGAGAGGTGCGCCGGAAGGCTTGTTCAAGCGGATGGGAAAAGCTTATGTAAGCGTCGGCCATCTAATCGACTTGGAATCCGCGGTGAGAATCATCGAGCCTCTGCTTGAGGGGGGTTATCCCAGACCGCTCAGGCTCGCTGACAGACTGTCGAAGAGGGAAACGCTATGA
- a CDS encoding translin family protein, which yields MELKEIIAEIREVLDEKDSLREEALRLTREIVRMSGDTIKALHRGEVEEAEKRLRLVREKVEELRRKLKDHPDLYHTGYVQSAHQEFVEASLFFAYMTGEEWPSPGELGVPHADYALGIGDFIGELRRHFLLLLLDGNLEGAERTYRTMEKTYEELMTLEYPKGLVNVRGKQDQARNILERTLEDLMRAKLSKSLETKLDLAAGALEKREDGTNQ from the coding sequence ATGGAACTGAAGGAAATAATCGCCGAGATTAGGGAGGTTCTCGATGAGAAGGATTCGCTCAGGGAGGAGGCTCTGAGGCTGACGAGGGAGATAGTCAGGATGAGCGGGGATACGATAAAGGCCCTGCACAGGGGAGAGGTTGAGGAGGCTGAGAAACGGCTGAGACTCGTCCGCGAGAAGGTCGAGGAGCTGAGGAGGAAGCTGAAGGACCATCCCGACCTTTACCACACTGGCTACGTCCAGAGCGCCCATCAGGAGTTCGTTGAGGCCAGCCTGTTCTTCGCGTACATGACCGGGGAGGAGTGGCCATCGCCGGGAGAGCTTGGGGTTCCCCACGCCGACTACGCCCTCGGTATCGGGGACTTCATCGGTGAGCTCAGGAGGCACTTCCTGCTGCTCCTCCTCGACGGGAACCTCGAGGGGGCGGAGAGAACCTACCGCACCATGGAGAAGACCTACGAGGAGCTGATGACGCTGGAGTATCCAAAGGGGCTCGTGAACGTAAGGGGAAAGCAGGACCAGGCACGGAACATCCTTGAAAGGACCCTCGAAGACCTCATGAGGGCAAAGCTGAGTAAAAGCCTGGAGACAAAACTCGACCTTGCGGCCGGGGCGCTGGAAAAACGGGAAGACGGAACAAACCAATGA
- a CDS encoding PRC-barrel domain-containing protein, with translation MVMRLSKLYGKQIYNTKGYYVGYVDEILIDIDRGQGKVLALGLPSEKVGVPYNRVTAIGDIILVKAKEE, from the coding sequence ATGGTGATGCGCCTCTCAAAGCTCTACGGGAAGCAGATATACAACACCAAGGGCTACTACGTCGGCTACGTCGACGAGATTCTGATCGATATTGATAGGGGCCAGGGAAAGGTGCTGGCCCTTGGACTGCCGAGTGAAAAGGTCGGCGTGCCCTACAACAGGGTCACCGCGATAGGTGATATAATACTCGTAAAGGCAAAAGAGGAGTGA
- a CDS encoding DMT family transporter, whose amino-acid sequence MDALIIGVLAALASAFSWAASTILIKAGMRDKSPVAANIFRLYAVSVMFAVIFLINGTFSKVAGLSPKLLAVAFVSGAFGFVIGDYFYLNALKMMGVSRTVPITSTYPLWAILWAFLFLGRDISAQIIVGAALVVSAIVVVRKAEEEEDINPRGFLFAILAPISWSFAILTMDWLTGYVDVLTLAGIRMMFAALAVSSFLPRYAGELRRITLREALLLTGAAATGLLLGQYLFVYSINLVGSQISAPVSAINPIIASALAILILKEPPNRRILEGLILAVLGVILISTG is encoded by the coding sequence ATGGACGCTCTAATCATTGGAGTTCTGGCAGCGCTAGCATCGGCCTTCTCGTGGGCGGCATCGACGATACTGATAAAGGCAGGAATGAGGGACAAGAGCCCAGTGGCGGCCAACATCTTCCGCCTCTACGCCGTCTCGGTGATGTTCGCGGTAATCTTCCTGATAAACGGCACCTTCTCGAAGGTCGCCGGGCTGTCGCCAAAGCTGCTCGCGGTTGCCTTCGTCTCCGGGGCCTTCGGCTTCGTCATAGGCGACTACTTCTACCTCAACGCCCTCAAGATGATGGGCGTCTCAAGAACCGTCCCGATAACCTCCACCTACCCTCTGTGGGCCATACTCTGGGCATTCCTGTTTCTCGGGAGAGATATAAGCGCCCAGATAATCGTCGGAGCGGCGCTCGTGGTCTCCGCGATAGTGGTCGTGAGGAAGGCGGAGGAGGAAGAGGATATAAACCCGAGGGGCTTTCTCTTCGCGATCCTGGCCCCGATATCCTGGAGCTTCGCGATACTCACCATGGACTGGCTCACCGGTTACGTGGACGTGCTCACGCTCGCGGGGATAAGAATGATGTTCGCGGCCTTAGCCGTGTCGTCCTTCCTGCCGAGGTACGCGGGTGAGCTGAGGAGGATAACCCTTCGGGAGGCGCTTCTCCTGACCGGCGCCGCGGCCACCGGCCTGCTCCTCGGACAGTACCTCTTCGTCTACTCGATAAACCTCGTGGGCTCTCAGATATCGGCCCCCGTTTCGGCTATAAACCCCATAATAGCCTCCGCCCTGGCGATATTAATCCTCAAGGAACCGCCCAACAGGAGGATACTCGAGGGACTGATCCTGGCGGTTCTTGGGGTAATACTCATCTCCACAGGCTGA